A genomic window from Streptomyces sp. HUAS YS2 includes:
- a CDS encoding nitrate/nitrite transporter: protein MGGRWIERWEPEDEVFWNEQGERIARRNLLFSVFSEHIGFSIWSLWSVMVLFMGPQYGIDPAGKFFLIATATFVGALIRIPYTFAVARFGGRNWTIVSAVLLLLPTGFAYAVMEPGTSYNTFLLVAALTGVGGGNFASSMTNINAFFPLRKKGWALGLNAGGGNIGVPVVQLVGLLVIGTAGAAHPRIVLGVYIPLIVVAALCSALFMDNLAPVKNDTGAVKEAVSAKHTWIMAFLYIGTFGSFIGYSFAFGLVLQTQFGRTPLQAASLTFIGPLLGSLIRPVGGSLADKYGGARITLSTFAAMALSTGVVIYASVVESLTVFLVGFIGLFVLSGLGNGSTYKMIPAIFLAQGHRKGLAGEEAEAYGRRLSGASMGLIGAVGALGGLGINLAFRQSFQTAGTGTSAFVAFLAFYAACMVVTWAVYLRRQATVPDTAEAAETAEAEAQRGYAGV from the coding sequence ATGGGCGGCCGTTGGATCGAACGGTGGGAGCCGGAGGACGAGGTCTTCTGGAACGAACAGGGAGAGCGGATCGCCAGGCGCAACCTGCTGTTCTCCGTGTTCTCCGAGCACATCGGCTTCTCCATCTGGAGCCTGTGGTCGGTGATGGTCCTGTTCATGGGGCCGCAGTACGGGATCGACCCCGCGGGCAAGTTCTTCCTGATCGCCACCGCGACCTTCGTCGGCGCGCTGATCCGCATCCCGTACACCTTCGCGGTCGCCCGCTTCGGTGGCCGGAACTGGACGATCGTCAGCGCGGTGCTGCTGCTCCTGCCGACCGGCTTCGCGTACGCGGTGATGGAGCCCGGGACCTCGTACAACACGTTCCTGCTGGTGGCCGCGCTCACCGGCGTCGGCGGCGGCAACTTCGCCTCCTCGATGACCAACATCAACGCCTTCTTCCCGCTCCGGAAGAAGGGCTGGGCGCTCGGCCTCAACGCGGGCGGCGGCAACATCGGGGTGCCCGTGGTCCAGCTCGTCGGCCTGCTGGTCATCGGCACCGCCGGCGCCGCGCACCCGCGGATCGTGCTCGGCGTCTACATCCCGCTGATCGTCGTCGCCGCGTTGTGCTCCGCGCTCTTCATGGACAACCTGGCCCCGGTGAAGAACGACACCGGCGCGGTCAAGGAGGCCGTGTCGGCGAAGCACACGTGGATCATGGCCTTCCTGTACATCGGCACGTTCGGCTCCTTCATCGGGTACAGCTTCGCCTTCGGCCTGGTGCTCCAGACGCAGTTCGGCCGGACCCCGCTGCAGGCCGCCTCGCTGACCTTCATCGGCCCGCTGCTCGGCTCGCTGATCCGGCCGGTCGGCGGCTCCCTCGCCGACAAGTACGGCGGCGCGCGGATCACGCTGTCGACCTTCGCGGCGATGGCCCTGTCGACCGGCGTGGTGATCTACGCGTCCGTGGTCGAGTCGCTCACCGTCTTCCTCGTCGGCTTCATCGGACTGTTCGTCCTCTCCGGCCTGGGCAACGGCTCCACGTACAAGATGATCCCGGCGATCTTCCTGGCGCAGGGCCACCGCAAGGGCCTGGCGGGCGAGGAGGCCGAGGCGTACGGCCGCCGGCTCTCCGGGGCCTCCATGGGGCTGATCGGCGCGGTCGGGGCGCTCGGCGGGCTCGGCATCAACCTGGCCTTCCGGCAGTCCTTCCAGACGGCCGGCACCGGGACGTCCGCCTTCGTCGCCTTCCTGGCCTTCTACGCGGCGTGCATGGTCGTCACCTGGGCGGTATACCTTCGCCGGCAGGCGACGGTGCCCGACACGGCCGAGGCGGCGGAGACCGCCGAGGCCGAGGCGCAGCGCGGCTACGCCGGGGTGTGA
- a CDS encoding HelD family protein produces MAAQEADGVVDTVRDREIGVEQEHLDRVYRRLEEKIHEAEFLMHDAAQRGHVGTPGALAERDAQVFRAGIHLNRLNNEFEDFLFGRIDLLYGKDGKKGPDGAYTSVEPAEDALRPDNTADIGETLHIGRIGVLDSDYAPLVIDWRAPAAAPFYRSTPVDPGRVVRRRVIRSKGRRVLGVEDDLMRPELTAYLEGEELPAIGDGALMAALGQARSHTMRDIVSSIQAEQDLVIRAPAASVTYVEGGPGTGKTAVALHRAAYLLYQDRRRYAGGILIVSPTPLLVSYTEGVLPSLGEEGQVAIRAVGSLVDGVEATAYDEPAVARIKGSSRMLKVLRKAARGALEAPAQAAAPADGQLELGEEPEAPAAPAGTPTRLRVVAFGRRLELEADDLRRIRENVLGGTAPVNLLRPRARRLLLDALYSRSGAGSRHSDPELAAELRSSFDEDVSTEDSFLSFLDAWWPELTPRQVLDAMADEKRLSRWARRVLNPGEVRRLARSLRRDAYSVHDVALLDELNTLLGAPARPRKKREYDPLDQLTGLEELMPVREETQRERAERLAAERTEYAHVIVDEAQDLTPMQWRMIGRRGRHATWTVVGDPAQSSWSTPDEAAEARDEALGTRPRRRFELTVNYRNPAEIAELAAKVLALAMPGKESPRAVRSTGVEPRFVAVPERDALPRTVHAEAARLLERVDGTVGVVVAMNRREQAARLLADLGDRVVALGSLEAKGLEYDATVVVSPAEIADESPAGLRVLYVALTRATQQLTVVSGPRDVPDADGVPDLLRD; encoded by the coding sequence GTGGCCGCGCAGGAAGCCGACGGTGTGGTCGACACGGTCAGAGACCGCGAGATCGGTGTCGAGCAGGAACATCTGGACCGGGTGTACCGGCGCCTCGAGGAGAAGATCCACGAGGCGGAGTTCCTGATGCACGACGCCGCCCAGCGCGGGCACGTCGGCACGCCCGGCGCGCTCGCCGAGCGCGACGCCCAGGTGTTCCGGGCCGGCATCCACCTCAACCGGCTCAACAACGAGTTCGAGGACTTCCTCTTCGGCCGGATCGACCTGCTGTACGGCAAGGACGGCAAGAAGGGCCCGGACGGCGCGTACACCTCCGTCGAGCCCGCCGAGGACGCCCTGCGGCCGGACAACACGGCCGACATCGGCGAGACCCTGCACATCGGCCGGATCGGCGTCCTCGACTCCGACTACGCCCCGCTCGTCATCGACTGGCGGGCGCCCGCCGCCGCCCCGTTCTACCGCTCCACCCCGGTCGACCCCGGCCGGGTGGTGCGCCGCCGGGTCATCCGGTCCAAGGGCCGCCGGGTGCTCGGCGTCGAGGACGACCTGATGCGCCCCGAGCTGACCGCGTACCTGGAGGGCGAGGAGCTGCCCGCGATCGGCGACGGCGCCCTGATGGCCGCGCTCGGCCAGGCCCGCAGCCACACCATGCGGGACATCGTCTCCAGCATCCAGGCCGAACAGGACCTGGTCATCCGCGCGCCCGCCGCGTCCGTCACGTACGTCGAGGGCGGCCCCGGCACCGGCAAGACCGCCGTCGCGCTGCACCGGGCCGCCTACCTGCTCTACCAGGACCGGCGGCGGTACGCGGGCGGCATCCTGATCGTCTCCCCGACGCCGCTGCTCGTCTCGTACACCGAGGGCGTGCTGCCCTCGCTCGGCGAGGAGGGCCAGGTCGCGATCCGCGCCGTCGGCTCGCTCGTCGACGGCGTCGAGGCCACGGCGTACGACGAGCCGGCGGTCGCCCGGATCAAGGGCTCCTCCCGGATGCTCAAGGTGCTGCGGAAGGCCGCCAGGGGCGCCCTGGAGGCCCCGGCGCAGGCGGCTGCCCCGGCGGACGGGCAGCTCGAGCTGGGCGAGGAGCCCGAGGCACCCGCGGCCCCGGCCGGCACGCCGACCCGGCTGCGCGTCGTCGCCTTCGGGCGGCGCCTGGAGCTGGAGGCCGACGACCTCCGGCGGATCCGCGAGAACGTCCTCGGCGGCACCGCGCCGGTCAACCTGCTGCGCCCGCGCGCCCGCCGGCTGCTGCTCGACGCCCTGTACTCCAGGTCCGGCGCGGGCTCCCGGCACAGCGACCCCGAACTCGCCGCCGAGCTGCGTTCCTCCTTCGACGAGGACGTCTCCACCGAGGACAGCTTCCTGTCCTTCCTCGACGCCTGGTGGCCCGAGCTCACCCCGCGGCAGGTCCTCGACGCCATGGCCGACGAGAAGCGGCTGTCCCGCTGGGCCCGCCGGGTGCTCAACCCGGGCGAGGTGCGCCGGCTGGCCCGCTCGCTGCGCAGGGACGCGTACTCGGTCCACGACGTGGCGCTCCTGGACGAGCTGAACACCCTCCTGGGCGCCCCGGCCCGGCCGCGCAAGAAGCGCGAGTACGACCCGCTGGACCAGCTCACCGGCCTGGAGGAGCTGATGCCGGTGCGCGAGGAGACGCAGCGCGAGCGGGCCGAGCGGCTGGCCGCCGAGCGCACCGAGTACGCGCACGTCATCGTCGACGAGGCGCAGGACCTGACGCCCATGCAGTGGCGGATGATCGGCCGCCGCGGCCGGCACGCCACCTGGACGGTCGTCGGCGACCCGGCCCAGTCCTCCTGGTCCACCCCGGACGAGGCTGCCGAGGCCCGTGACGAGGCGCTGGGCACCCGGCCTCGGCGCCGCTTCGAGCTGACCGTGAACTACCGCAACCCGGCCGAGATCGCCGAGCTGGCGGCCAAGGTCCTGGCGCTGGCGATGCCCGGAAAGGAGTCCCCGCGCGCGGTCCGTTCGACCGGCGTGGAGCCCCGGTTCGTGGCGGTGCCCGAACGGGACGCCCTGCCCCGGACGGTGCACGCGGAGGCGGCCCGGCTGCTGGAGCGGGTGGACGGCACGGTCGGCGTCGTGGTGGCGATGAACCGCCGCGAGCAGGCCGCCCGGCTCCTCGCCGACCTGGGCGACCGGGTGGTGGCGCTGGGTTCCCTGGAGGCCAAGGGCCTGGAGTACGACGCCACGGTGGTCGTCTCGCCGGCGGAGATCGCGGACGAGTCCCCGGCCGGCCTGCGGGTGCTGTACGTGGCGCTCACCCGGGCGACGCAGCAGCTCACCGTGGTCTCCGGGCCCCGGGACGTACCGGACGCGGACGGGGTGCCGGACCTGCTGAGGGACTGA
- a CDS encoding HU family DNA-binding protein translates to MNRSELVAALADRAEVTRKDADAVLAALAETVGEVVAKGDEKVTIPGFLTFERTHRAARTARNPQTGDPIDIPAGYSVKVSAGSKLKEAAKGK, encoded by the coding sequence ATGAACCGCAGTGAGCTGGTGGCCGCCCTGGCCGACCGCGCCGAGGTGACCCGCAAGGACGCCGACGCCGTGCTGGCCGCTCTCGCCGAGACCGTCGGCGAGGTCGTCGCCAAGGGCGACGAGAAGGTCACCATCCCCGGCTTTCTGACCTTCGAGCGCACCCACCGTGCCGCTCGCACCGCGCGTAACCCGCAGACCGGCGACCCGATCGACATCCCGGCCGGCTACAGCGTGAAGGTCTCCGCGGGCTCGAAGCTCAAGGAAGCCGCCAAGGGCAAGTAA
- a CDS encoding NAD-dependent malic enzyme, with amino-acid sequence MATAPSVSYSMTVRLEVPASGTAVSQLTTAVESSGGSVTGLDVTASGHEKLRIDVTIAATSTTHADEIVEKLSRIEGVTLGKVSDRTFLMHLGGKIEMASKHPIRNRDDLSMIYTPGVARVCMAIAENPEDARRLTIKRNSVAVVTDGSAVLGLGNIGPKAALPVMEGKAALFKRFAGIDAWPLCLDTQDTDEIVAIVKAIAPGFAGINLEDISAPRCFEIEARLREALDIPVFHDDQHGTAIVVLAALTNALRVVGKGIGDVRVVMSGAGAAGTAILKLLLAAGVKHAVVADIHGVVHAGREDLVDASVDSPLRWIADNTNPEGVTGTLKQAVVGADVFIGVSAPNLLGAEDVAAMAEGAIVFALANPDPEVDPAAARQTAAVVATGRSDFPNQINNVLVFPGVFRGLLDAQSRTVNTDMMLAAATALADVVTEDELNPNYIIPSVFNDKVAGAVAGAVRTAAKAAGSGTDASSNGL; translated from the coding sequence ATGGCAACGGCGCCCAGCGTCTCGTACTCGATGACGGTCCGTCTCGAGGTCCCGGCGAGCGGGACCGCGGTCTCCCAGCTCACCACCGCGGTCGAGTCCTCCGGCGGCTCGGTCACCGGCCTCGACGTGACCGCCTCCGGCCACGAGAAGCTGCGCATCGACGTCACCATCGCGGCGACCTCCACCACGCACGCCGACGAGATCGTCGAGAAGCTCAGCCGCATCGAGGGCGTCACGCTCGGCAAGGTCTCCGACCGTACGTTCCTGATGCACCTCGGCGGCAAGATCGAGATGGCGTCCAAGCACCCCATCCGCAACCGTGACGACCTCTCGATGATCTACACCCCGGGCGTCGCCCGGGTCTGCATGGCGATCGCCGAGAACCCCGAGGACGCCCGCCGCCTCACCATCAAGCGCAACTCGGTCGCCGTGGTCACCGACGGCTCCGCCGTCCTCGGCCTCGGCAACATCGGCCCCAAGGCCGCGCTGCCGGTCATGGAGGGTAAGGCGGCCCTGTTCAAGCGCTTCGCCGGCATCGACGCCTGGCCGCTCTGCCTGGACACCCAGGACACCGACGAGATCGTCGCGATCGTGAAAGCCATCGCCCCGGGCTTCGCCGGCATCAACCTGGAGGACATCTCCGCGCCGCGCTGCTTCGAGATCGAGGCCCGGCTGCGCGAGGCCCTCGACATCCCCGTCTTCCACGACGACCAGCACGGCACCGCCATCGTCGTGCTCGCCGCGCTGACCAACGCGCTGCGCGTGGTCGGCAAGGGCATCGGCGACGTACGGGTCGTCATGTCCGGTGCGGGCGCGGCCGGTACGGCCATCCTGAAGCTGCTCCTCGCGGCGGGTGTGAAGCACGCCGTCGTCGCCGACATCCACGGCGTCGTGCACGCGGGCCGCGAGGACCTGGTGGACGCGTCGGTCGACTCGCCGCTGCGCTGGATCGCCGACAACACCAACCCGGAGGGCGTCACCGGCACCCTCAAGCAGGCCGTCGTCGGCGCGGACGTGTTCATCGGCGTCTCGGCCCCGAACCTGCTCGGCGCGGAGGACGTGGCGGCCATGGCCGAAGGCGCGATCGTGTTCGCGCTCGCGAACCCGGACCCGGAGGTCGACCCGGCCGCGGCCCGTCAGACCGCGGCCGTCGTGGCCACCGGCCGTTCGGACTTCCCGAACCAGATCAACAACGTGCTGGTCTTCCCCGGCGTCTTCCGCGGCCTGCTGGACGCGCAGTCCCGCACGGTGAACACGGACATGATGCTGGCGGCGGCGACCGCCCTCGCGGACGTCGTCACCGAGGACGAGCTGAACCCGAACTACATCATCCCGTCGGTCTTCAACGACAAGGTGGCCGGCGCGGTCGCGGGCGCGGTGCGCACCGCCGCGAAGGCCGCCGGCTCGGGGACCGACGCCTCGTCGAACGGGCTCTGA
- a CDS encoding GNAT family protein, with amino-acid sequence MIHIRPAVVPSGATAPSDAHALAAALLRIREYLRPWEPYRAERYYTAEGQAERLTDGGERWVAVDGDAIVALATLSGIVEGPFRSASLGYWVDPAYAGQGVATQLVAEVCRGAREELGLHRIEACTMLDNHASQRVLAKSGFERIGTAPNYLHIDGAWRDHHLFQRILHDDPPPHP; translated from the coding sequence GTGATCCACATACGTCCCGCCGTCGTGCCCTCCGGCGCCACCGCTCCCTCCGACGCCCACGCCCTCGCCGCCGCGCTGCTGCGCATCCGGGAGTATCTGCGCCCCTGGGAGCCCTACCGGGCCGAGCGGTACTACACCGCCGAGGGGCAGGCCGAGCGGCTCACGGACGGCGGGGAACGCTGGGTCGCCGTGGACGGGGACGCGATCGTCGCCCTGGCCACGCTCTCCGGCATCGTCGAAGGGCCGTTCCGCAGCGCCTCCCTCGGGTACTGGGTGGACCCCGCGTACGCCGGGCAGGGCGTCGCCACCCAGCTGGTCGCGGAGGTGTGCCGGGGCGCCCGCGAGGAGCTGGGGCTGCACCGGATCGAGGCGTGCACGATGCTCGACAACCACGCCTCCCAGCGCGTGCTCGCCAAGTCCGGCTTCGAGCGGATCGGTACCGCGCCGAACTACCTGCACATCGACGGCGCGTGGCGCGACCATCACCTGTTCCAGCGGATCCTGCACGACGATCCTCCGCCGCACCCCTAG
- a CDS encoding CGNR zinc finger domain-containing protein encodes MTVLAGPPVRIDAGRICLDLAAQPPDRADALDRWLHAEGLVPGTTPLHGLDARWVARFRELGDCVTALVRAQLQGAGPDPVALDRLNALAAAAAPPAPRAVRTETGALVRVLSGEPECRALLAAVARDAVDLLTDPVARALLRQCESDDCHRCYLDTSRGHRRRWCSSEVCGNRERVARHRRRHPAKRNSAAR; translated from the coding sequence ATGACCGTGCTCGCCGGTCCCCCCGTACGGATCGACGCCGGACGGATCTGCCTCGACCTGGCCGCCCAGCCGCCCGACCGCGCCGACGCCCTCGACCGCTGGCTGCACGCCGAGGGCCTGGTCCCCGGCACCACCCCGCTGCACGGCCTGGACGCCCGCTGGGTCGCCCGTTTTCGCGAACTCGGCGACTGCGTCACCGCGTTGGTCCGCGCGCAGCTCCAGGGCGCCGGACCCGACCCCGTCGCGCTGGACCGCCTCAACGCCCTCGCCGCGGCCGCCGCCCCGCCCGCGCCCCGCGCCGTCCGCACCGAAACCGGGGCGCTCGTCCGGGTGTTGAGCGGCGAACCCGAGTGCCGCGCGCTGCTCGCCGCCGTCGCCCGCGACGCCGTCGACCTGCTCACCGACCCCGTCGCCCGCGCCCTGCTGCGCCAGTGCGAGAGCGACGACTGCCACCGCTGCTACCTCGACACCTCCCGCGGACACCGCCGCCGCTGGTGCTCCAGCGAGGTGTGCGGCAACCGCGAACGCGTCGCCCGGCACCGCCGCCGGCACCCCGCGAAAAGAAATTCCGCCGCGCGTTGA
- a CDS encoding zf-HC2 domain-containing protein produces the protein MTAYDSDPAHDRESPHDAVGAYVLGVLDDADATAFEAHLAGCARCAAHLDEFAGLTPMLAMLAEGPGPAAVPEPRTGDPGAGAGIDPYADDAFDAFAPRPPAPRPAPPGPAVVEPPVTPRPELLDRLVDEVAAKRAQRRRRTMYLVAAAAALIIGGPAVAVVATSGDGDGRNNVAADPHPTSPAEDAFFHHMEEKIAATDATTKVSATVGMEKKGWGTHTVLELKNVKGPLKCTLVAVSKTGEEEIVTSWAVPKWGYGIPDSPNEAAKNPLYVHGGAAMNRDEIDRFEVRTFDGDRLVEVGA, from the coding sequence ATGACCGCGTACGACAGCGACCCGGCCCACGACCGCGAGTCGCCGCACGACGCCGTCGGCGCGTACGTGCTCGGCGTGCTCGACGACGCGGACGCCACGGCCTTCGAGGCCCACCTCGCCGGCTGCGCCCGGTGCGCCGCCCATCTGGACGAGTTCGCCGGGCTGACCCCGATGCTGGCGATGCTCGCCGAGGGCCCCGGCCCCGCCGCCGTCCCCGAACCGCGCACCGGCGACCCCGGCGCCGGGGCGGGCATCGACCCGTACGCGGACGACGCCTTCGACGCCTTCGCCCCCCGGCCGCCGGCACCGCGCCCCGCGCCGCCGGGCCCCGCCGTCGTCGAGCCGCCCGTGACGCCCCGGCCCGAGCTGCTCGACCGGCTGGTCGACGAGGTCGCCGCCAAGCGTGCCCAGCGTCGCCGGCGGACCATGTACCTGGTCGCCGCGGCCGCCGCGCTGATCATCGGCGGGCCGGCCGTGGCCGTGGTCGCCACCTCCGGCGACGGCGACGGGCGGAACAACGTCGCCGCCGACCCGCACCCCACCAGCCCCGCCGAGGACGCCTTCTTCCACCACATGGAGGAGAAGATCGCCGCCACCGACGCGACCACCAAGGTCAGCGCCACCGTCGGCATGGAGAAGAAGGGCTGGGGCACCCATACGGTCCTGGAACTGAAGAACGTCAAGGGTCCGCTGAAGTGCACCCTCGTCGCCGTCTCCAAGACGGGGGAGGAGGAGATCGTCACCTCCTGGGCGGTCCCCAAATGGGGGTACGGCATCCCGGACAGCCCGAACGAGGCCGCGAAGAACCCGCTGTACGTCCACGGCGGCGCGGCCATGAACCGGGACGAGATCGACCGCTTCGAGGTGCGGACCTTCGACGGCGACCGGCTCGTGGAGGTCGGCGCCTGA
- a CDS encoding DUF1772 domain-containing protein, protein MTENRGGTGRGAVLGVATAMTGLVAGVWLAYVCSVMPALARSDDKTFVEVMRNINDVIQNPVFFTPFFGALILTGVAAWQQRRTPAKGWVIAALVLYVAVFVVTSAVNVPLNDALAAAKDITKARTDFESPWVAWNTVRLVLTVLGFGCLLRAMALRER, encoded by the coding sequence ATGACAGAAAACAGGGGCGGGACGGGACGGGGCGCCGTGCTCGGCGTGGCGACGGCGATGACGGGACTGGTCGCGGGGGTGTGGCTGGCCTATGTGTGCTCGGTGATGCCGGCACTGGCGCGCAGCGACGACAAGACCTTCGTCGAGGTGATGCGGAACATCAACGACGTGATCCAGAACCCGGTGTTCTTCACGCCGTTCTTCGGCGCGCTGATCCTCACCGGGGTCGCGGCCTGGCAGCAGCGCCGTACCCCGGCGAAGGGCTGGGTGATCGCGGCGCTGGTGCTGTACGTCGCGGTCTTCGTGGTCACCTCGGCGGTCAACGTCCCGCTGAACGACGCCCTCGCGGCGGCCAAGGACATCACCAAGGCCCGTACGGACTTCGAGTCCCCGTGGGTCGCCTGGAACACGGTCCGCCTGGTGCTGACGGTGCTCGGCTTCGGCTGCCTGCTGCGGGCGATGGCCCTGCGGGAGCGGTGA
- a CDS encoding sigma-70 family RNA polymerase sigma factor produces MRKDAAVADDRPHRARHRGSPARPQPPVPDEELMRALYREHAGPLLAYVLRLVAGDRQRAEDVVQETLIRAWKNAGSLGQATGSVRPWLVTVARRIVIDAHRSRQARPQEVDASPLEVMPAEDEIDKALWLMTLSDALDDLTPAHREVLVETYFKGRTVNEAAETLGIPSGTVRSRVFYALRSMKLALEERGVSV; encoded by the coding sequence GTGCGCAAGGATGCCGCCGTGGCCGATGACCGTCCGCACAGGGCCCGGCATCGCGGCAGTCCCGCACGTCCTCAGCCCCCCGTCCCCGACGAGGAGTTGATGCGGGCGCTGTACCGCGAGCACGCCGGGCCCCTGCTCGCCTACGTACTCCGCCTCGTCGCCGGCGACCGCCAGCGCGCCGAGGACGTGGTGCAGGAGACGCTCATCCGTGCCTGGAAGAACGCCGGCAGCCTGGGCCAGGCCACCGGTTCCGTCAGACCCTGGCTGGTGACGGTCGCCCGGCGCATCGTCATCGACGCTCACCGCAGCCGGCAGGCCCGGCCGCAGGAAGTCGACGCGTCACCGCTGGAGGTCATGCCCGCGGAGGACGAGATCGACAAGGCGCTGTGGCTCATGACCCTCTCCGACGCACTCGACGATTTGACCCCGGCGCACCGGGAAGTGTTGGTCGAGACGTACTTCAAGGGGCGTACCGTCAACGAGGCGGCCGAGACGCTCGGCATACCCAGCGGGACCGTGCGGTCCCGGGTTTTCTACGCACTGCGTTCGATGAAGCTCGCGCTGGAGGAGAGGGGGGTGTCGGTATGA
- a CDS encoding uroporphyrinogen-III synthase, whose amino-acid sequence MNEQEQGPLAGFTVGVTAARRADELSALLRRRGAAVVHGPALRIVPLADDTELLAATKELIANAPDVVVATTAIGFRGWVEAAEGWGYGDELLACLRGVELLARGPKVKGAVRAAGLTEHWSPSSESMAEVLDRLLAEGVAGRRIALQLHGEPLPGFVEALRAGGAEVVGVPVYRWMPPEDIAPLDRLLDGALAGTLDAVTFTSAPAAVSLLTRAEYRGALPELLAALRHDVLAVCVGPVTALPLQAQGIDTLQPERFRLGPLVQLLCRELPSRARTLPVAGRSVEIRGHAVLVDGELRPVPPAGMALLGALARRPGWVVSRADLLRALPGAGRDEHAVETAMARLRTALGAPKLIQTVVKRGYRLALDTPAEEKYADAEAL is encoded by the coding sequence ATGAACGAGCAAGAGCAGGGGCCCCTCGCGGGGTTCACCGTCGGCGTCACGGCGGCGCGGCGCGCGGACGAGCTGTCCGCGCTGCTGCGCCGCCGCGGCGCCGCGGTGGTGCACGGGCCGGCACTGCGGATCGTCCCTCTCGCCGACGACACGGAGCTCCTGGCCGCGACGAAGGAACTGATCGCCAACGCCCCGGACGTCGTCGTCGCCACCACGGCGATCGGCTTCCGCGGCTGGGTCGAGGCGGCCGAGGGCTGGGGGTACGGGGACGAACTCCTGGCCTGCCTGCGGGGCGTGGAGCTGCTGGCCCGCGGCCCCAAGGTCAAGGGCGCGGTGCGGGCGGCCGGGCTGACGGAGCACTGGTCGCCGTCCTCGGAGTCCATGGCGGAGGTCCTCGACCGGCTGCTCGCGGAGGGTGTGGCGGGCCGCCGGATCGCCCTCCAGCTGCACGGGGAGCCGCTGCCCGGGTTCGTGGAGGCGCTCCGGGCCGGCGGCGCGGAGGTCGTCGGCGTACCGGTGTACCGGTGGATGCCGCCGGAGGACATCGCGCCGCTCGACCGGCTCCTCGACGGGGCGCTGGCCGGCACGCTGGACGCGGTCACCTTCACCAGCGCCCCTGCGGCGGTCTCGCTGCTGACCCGGGCCGAGTACCGGGGCGCGCTGCCGGAGCTGCTCGCGGCGCTGCGGCACGACGTGCTGGCGGTCTGCGTGGGGCCGGTCACCGCGCTGCCGCTCCAGGCCCAGGGGATCGACACGCTCCAGCCGGAGCGGTTCCGGCTCGGGCCGCTGGTGCAACTGCTCTGCCGGGAGCTGCCGTCCCGGGCCCGGACGCTCCCGGTGGCCGGCCGCAGCGTGGAGATCCGCGGTCACGCGGTCCTCGTGGACGGGGAGTTGCGACCGGTCCCGCCGGCCGGGATGGCGCTGCTCGGCGCCCTGGCGCGGCGTCCCGGCTGGGTCGTCTCGCGGGCCGATCTGCTGCGCGCGCTGCCCGGCGCGGGCCGTGACGAGCACGCGGTGGAGACGGCGATGGCCCGGCTCCGTACCGCCCTGGGCGCGCCGAAGCTGATCCAGACGGTCGTCAAGCGCGGCTACCGGCTGGCCCTGGACACCCCGGCGGAGGAGAAGTACGCGGACGCGGAAGCGCTCTGA